The following are encoded in a window of Dioscorea cayenensis subsp. rotundata cultivar TDr96_F1 chromosome 16, TDr96_F1_v2_PseudoChromosome.rev07_lg8_w22 25.fasta, whole genome shotgun sequence genomic DNA:
- the LOC120279337 gene encoding noroxomaritidine/norcraugsodine reductase-like isoform X1 gives MDSGREKRWSLDGATALVTGGARGIGYSLCAIVEELTRFGATVHVCDVNEAELNQRLQTWQELHLPITGSICDVSSHAQRENLMERISNIFDGKLNILVNNAGTGFLKPTIDCTAEELSFIMSTNFESAFHLCQLAHPLLKTSGSGSIIFISSIAGLAGGLPISLYAASKGALNQLTRNLACEWAKDNIRSNSVAPGTIKTTTGPGPRYIENKENKERELSRIPLARVGEQEEVASLVAYLCLPAASYITGQIICVDGGRSINVL, from the exons ATGGACAGTGGCAGAGAGAAAAGATGGTCTCTGGATGGAGCCACAGCCTTGGTAACCGGAGGAGCAAGAGGAATTGGGTATTCTTT GTGTGCCATTGTTGAAGAGCTAACCAGATTTGGTGCAACTGTGCATGTATGTGATGTAAATGAGGCCGAATTGAACCAACGTTTACAAACATGGCAAGAATTGCATCTCCCAATCACAGGATCAATATGTGATGTTTCTTCCCATGCACAAAGGGAAAACCTGATGGAGAGAATTTCCAACATTTTTGATGGAAAACTTAATATTCTT GTGAATAATGCAGGAACAGGATTTCTGAAACCTACCATTGATTGCACTGCTGAAGAGTTGTCATTCATTATGAGCACTAATTTTGAATCGGCATTCCATCTCTGCCAACTTGCCCATCCTCTCTTAAAGACTTCTGGCTCCGGTagcatcatcttcatctcctCCATTGCTGGCCTTGCAGGAGGTCTACCTATCTCTCTTTATGCAGCGAGTAAag GAGCATTAAATCAATTGACAAGAAATCTTGCTTGTGAGTGGGCGAAGGATAACATTCGATCAAACAGTGTTGCACCTGGGACAATTAAAACTACAACTGGGCCTGGACCAAga tatattgaaaataaagagaataaaGAGCGAGAACTCTCTCGCATTCCTCTTGCACGTGTTGGTGAACAAGAAGAGGTAGCATCGCTTGTGGCTTATCTTTGCCTTCCGGCAGCTTCATATATTACTGGACAAATTATTTGTGTGGATGGAGGTCGCTCAATCAAtgtcttataa
- the LOC120279337 gene encoding noroxomaritidine/norcraugsodine reductase-like isoform X2, translating into MDSGREKRWSLDGATALVTGGARGIGCAIVEELTRFGATVHVCDVNEAELNQRLQTWQELHLPITGSICDVSSHAQRENLMERISNIFDGKLNILVNNAGTGFLKPTIDCTAEELSFIMSTNFESAFHLCQLAHPLLKTSGSGSIIFISSIAGLAGGLPISLYAASKGALNQLTRNLACEWAKDNIRSNSVAPGTIKTTTGPGPRYIENKENKERELSRIPLARVGEQEEVASLVAYLCLPAASYITGQIICVDGGRSINVL; encoded by the exons ATGGACAGTGGCAGAGAGAAAAGATGGTCTCTGGATGGAGCCACAGCCTTGGTAACCGGAGGAGCAAGAGGAATTGG GTGTGCCATTGTTGAAGAGCTAACCAGATTTGGTGCAACTGTGCATGTATGTGATGTAAATGAGGCCGAATTGAACCAACGTTTACAAACATGGCAAGAATTGCATCTCCCAATCACAGGATCAATATGTGATGTTTCTTCCCATGCACAAAGGGAAAACCTGATGGAGAGAATTTCCAACATTTTTGATGGAAAACTTAATATTCTT GTGAATAATGCAGGAACAGGATTTCTGAAACCTACCATTGATTGCACTGCTGAAGAGTTGTCATTCATTATGAGCACTAATTTTGAATCGGCATTCCATCTCTGCCAACTTGCCCATCCTCTCTTAAAGACTTCTGGCTCCGGTagcatcatcttcatctcctCCATTGCTGGCCTTGCAGGAGGTCTACCTATCTCTCTTTATGCAGCGAGTAAag GAGCATTAAATCAATTGACAAGAAATCTTGCTTGTGAGTGGGCGAAGGATAACATTCGATCAAACAGTGTTGCACCTGGGACAATTAAAACTACAACTGGGCCTGGACCAAga tatattgaaaataaagagaataaaGAGCGAGAACTCTCTCGCATTCCTCTTGCACGTGTTGGTGAACAAGAAGAGGTAGCATCGCTTGTGGCTTATCTTTGCCTTCCGGCAGCTTCATATATTACTGGACAAATTATTTGTGTGGATGGAGGTCGCTCAATCAAtgtcttataa